CCGACGCGGCGTGGCGGCCGATGCGGCACCCACGAACAAGGTGGGCATGAACACGTTTTCGTGGAATCTGCGTGAGAGTGATGCGACCACGTTCAACGGCCTGATCATGTGGGCTGGCGTGCTCACCGGTCCGTTGGTGCTGCCGGGTAACTACTCGGTGCGTTTGCTCGTGGATGGTGCACCGGTGTCCGAGACGAAGCTGTTGGTGAAGAAGGACCCGCGCAGCGATGCGACGGCGGCCGATCTGGTGGCGCAGTACAAGATGTTGATGCAGATCCGTGACCGGACCACCGATGCCAACGACGCCGTGCGCACCGTTCGCTATGTGCGTAGCCAAGCCGTGTCGCGCTCGAAGGAAGTGGGTGCCGACTCCGCGCAGTACGCGCAGCTGGTGAAGTCGCTCGACACCAAGATCAGCGAGATGGAAGCGCAGATCTATCAGGTGAAGAACCAGAGCGGTCAGGATCCGCTCAACTACCCGATCAAGGTGAACAACCAGATCGCGGCGTTGGCGGGCGTGGTGGGCAGCACCGAAGCGCGTCCCACCAAGCAGTCGGTGGTCGTGTACGACACGCTGTCGAAGGAGCTCGAGGTGTATCTCGTGGAGCTCCGCAAGGCGTACAAGGAGCTGCTGCCGCCGATCGACGAGATCCTCAAGAAGCACGGCCTGCCGGCGATCGAAGTTAAGGCTGGCGACGTGCAGACCCCGCGCCGCATCGGCGCCGAGGAAGAAACGACAGGGATGTAAGCCGTCGCGCTCGCGACGCGTATCGTGACAACACGGCGGGTCGTTGCAGGAACCCCCGGTTCCTAGCGGCGGCCCGCCGTACTGCGTACCAACCGCGATATACTCGCGATCCCGAACACCGGCCCCAACGACAACACTGCGAACGCCCACTGCCACCCGACACGTGCCGCGAGCGGTGGCACGAGTTGAATCACCACCGCGGTGAGCAGAAAGCCGAGTGAGGTTTGCAGCGTGAGCGCGGTGCCCACCGCGTGCGGCGGCACGCTCTCGGTGACCAGCACCGAGAACTGCGCGCTGTCGGCGATCACGAAGAAGCCCCACACCAGGGCGATGGGCACCAGCAGCCAGAGCGAGCGCCCGAACGCGAAACCGATCAGTACCGAGCAGGCGCCGCTGATGGCCATGGCTCGCGTAACAAGCCAGGCGCGCCCACGACGGTCGGCGACGAGGCCGCCCCAGATGCACCCGGCGCCACCGATCGCGAGAGCGGCGAAGGCGATGGCAGACGCGATCGAGGCGCCGCGCGCGCCAGCGGTGGGATCATGCGCGGCGATGCTGGCGGCGATGAAGACAGGCAACCACGTCCATGCCGCGTACAACTCGAACATGTGGCCCAGATAGCCGCTGGTGGACAGGCGCCACGCCGGCGAACCAACCACATCGCGCACGAGATGCCACGAGAACGGTCGCGCGGGAAACGGATACGGTCCTTCGCGATAGCCGAACCATACCAGCAGCGCGGCGATGCAGGCGCCCACCGAGGCGCTGAACACCACCGGCGTGATGCCGGCGCCGGGGATCGCGTGCACGAGATACGGCAGCGCTTTGCCCACGGTGAGCGCGCCCACGATGGTGCCCACGGCGAGGCCTCGTCGCGCGCGAAACCAGGTGGCGATCATCTTCATGGCCGGTGGATACACGCCGGCGAGCGCGAGCCCGGTCACGAACCGCCACACCAGCGCGCCCGACAAACCATCCGCGGTGAGCAGCATCGTGTTGGCGACCGCGCCGACCATCGCGCAACGGGCGAACAGCACGCGCGCCGGAACGATATCGGCAATGTTCAGCAGCGCCGAGATCGCAGTGCCGGTCACGAAGCCCAGTTGGACGATGGTGGTGAGCCACGCCGCCTCGCTGCTGCTCAGTGTCCACTGCGCGCTGTACTGCACCGACACGGCGCTGGCGGCAAACCACAAGGTCATACCCAACAGCTCGGCGACGGTGAGAATGCCGAGCATGCGCCAGCGATCCGGATGCGAATCGCCTTCTGGAGAGACGTTTGAGAGATCGCCGGGCGGCGCGTGCACCGGGAGTGCGCCGGCTAGAGACGTTCGACCGACACGCCGAACTCGTTGTAATGCTCCGCCAGCGCACGGAGCGTGCGTTCGGCGTTACCACCGTGTCCACGGAGCGCCGCAAAGAAACGAATCACGGGATTGCCCACGCGGCCGGACTCGGTAAGCGTGACCACACTGTGCGCGTCATCGCCTTCAACGCGCCATTCCCATCGCAGCTGCGATTCCGTGTCGTCGTCGGTCACGTGTAGCGCGATCGTCTGGGCGTCACGGGACTCCTGCCGTTCGATCGTGGTCGGTGACGGGGCCCACTGTTCGTAGGCGGCGAGGTCGGTGAGCAGCGCGCGCACGTCGTCGGCACGGCGCTGAAGATGCATTCGACGCACCACTCGGTATTCGGCCGGCGTAACCAGGCCACCAACGACCAGTGCGATCAGGCTCGCCGCGATCGCGGCCATGATGACGAGAATCCAGTACATGGCCGCCGGCGCTCAGCTCACGCGCGGCGACTGATCGAGCACCACGCGGACGCGCTTGGCGAGTTGGAGCGAGGTGAACGGCTTCTGGAGGAAGGTGCGCTCGTCGAGCGACACGCCTTTCAGCAACACGGCGTCGTCGGTGTAGCCTGACACGAAGAGTACGCGCAAGCCGGGTCGCATAATCTCGAGCTGTTCGGCCAGCTCGCGACCATTCATGCCGGGCATCACGACGTCGGTAACCAGCAGGTCAATACGTCCCGGGAAGGCGCGCGAGATCGCAATCGCAGAGTCACCGTCGGCGGCGGCGAGCACGCGATAGCCGCGACGCTCGAGAGCCGCCGTGGCGACAGCGCGCACACTGTCTTCGTCTTCGGTGAGCAGGACGGTTTCTTGTCCGGTGAGCACCTCGGGCACTTCTTCCTCGACCGTCAGATCGGTGGGAAGCTCGCCAAGACGGGGCAGCAACAAATGAAACGTGGTGCCGTGTCCGGGGGCGCTGTTCACGCGGATCTCGCCGCCGGCTTGATCGATCATACCGTACGCCAGCGGCAAGCCGAGTCCCGTGCCCTTGCCGCGCTCCTTCGTCGTGAAAAACGGTTCGAAGATGTGCTCGAGCACGGCATCGGTCATGCCAACGCCGGAGTCGGCCACGCGGATCACGATCCACTCGCGATGTGCGTCGAGTCCGAAGGTCTGCACTTCCGCCTCGCTGACCCGTGCGGTGGAGACACGCAGTGTTCCACCCGAGGGCATCGCGTCACGCGCGTTGCTGGCCAAGTTGAGCATGACCTGCTCGAGCTGTGCCGCGTC
This region of Gemmatimonas groenlandica genomic DNA includes:
- a CDS encoding MFS transporter codes for the protein MLGILTVAELLGMTLWFAASAVSVQYSAQWTLSSSEAAWLTTIVQLGFVTGTAISALLNIADIVPARVLFARCAMVGAVANTMLLTADGLSGALVWRFVTGLALAGVYPPAMKMIATWFRARRGLAVGTIVGALTVGKALPYLVHAIPGAGITPVVFSASVGACIAALLVWFGYREGPYPFPARPFSWHLVRDVVGSPAWRLSTSGYLGHMFELYAAWTWLPVFIAASIAAHDPTAGARGASIASAIAFAALAIGGAGCIWGGLVADRRGRAWLVTRAMAISGACSVLIGFAFGRSLWLLVPIALVWGFFVIADSAQFSVLVTESVPPHAVGTALTLQTSLGFLLTAVVIQLVPPLAARVGWQWAFAVLSLGPVFGIASISRLVRSTAGRR